A stretch of the Denticeps clupeoides chromosome 6, fDenClu1.1, whole genome shotgun sequence genome encodes the following:
- the LOC114793068 gene encoding uncharacterized protein LOC114793068 — protein MPPLPLDERIVVIQRPKSLALRVASPQTAATHQFSSHHSGPQHVPQPQPPPPRPYPPVSTSSSLECKRRSRSQKVRGERGPPSEGSSRTPSHCHSNGTVTLGPRPHKHTHTIDIKLSVDQGGGGASHSDSGRSTSLTRGKRVSLRFDTSQGDRRNGGSLGKGGVLQNHQNQNIKLEQRSHHQNHLLVSPGGVLEFVPAQRTQCNPRQEQEGDPYSTRSAGNSKLGPVHQTTHPHSLPRHHSSAPTPHAVLLKPHYPSSTSSSTQPPPSTARSTIPTQPPGPPRPPRSRDLQLHGLPLSPSASSRGGFPSPDHTCTIDLSRPFSCGCWRLIRCRGSRGHPAGCQGNGGGGGGGGSPSSSFSRGHGPANRSQAAGAMGLRTLGGCLSTASTATNTSSSTSTVSDCRAGLLRPLGCASCSRGSAGFESPAAFRKKLVGGCLPCTPLSSSAPLRALQSCVTGCNPKASQTGSSTCSYCSSDPIVVTYNPHRGKPPHAAARGFPSVGSNDDDDYSVRTIWPEELAKKMTRSKAQQNQQYHSGMGTSGGRPGHQQNGNSPVILDCRNLLEFTRSQVTDHAGRRRLQQGKMAVLDFIGSSTGNRDPGRDSLKRLWNKGGDVGMMVDGNRLDDDTGPHSPSPQSPPSFSPPPSAHGTLIKPKPRQREREGGHSLPSAQSLHLVLNSLNQEQDEENGRVHLSLPLSSSLPASLSEESVMTPDVENAVISPILPFLLLGNERDAQDLDLLLRLNISYVVNVTTHLPLYHLDTGLVRYKRLPATDNSKQNLRQYFEEVFEFIEEAHQCGRGVLVHCQAGVSRSATIVIAYLMKHTLMTMMDAYKYVRSRRPVVSPNLNFMGQLLEFERDLNSGVTPRILTPKLSGLETQV, from the exons ATGCCTCCCCTCCCTCTTGACGAGCGCATAGTGGTAATTCAGCGCCCCAAAAGTTTGGCTTTGCGCGTGGCATCCCCTCAGACCGCCGCCACCCACCAGTTCTCTTCCCATCACAGCGGTCCCCAGCACGTGCCCCAGCCCCAGCCGCCTCCACCCCGGCCCTATCCCCCCGTGTCCACCTCCAGCTCCCTGGAATGCAAGCGCCGCTCCCGTTCGCAGAAGGTCCGGGGCGAGCGAGGGCCGCCGTCCGAGGGCAGCAGCCGAACCCCTAGCCACTGCCACAGCAACGGCACGGTGACGCTCGGGCCCCGGCCACACAAGCACACCCACACCATCGACATCAAGCTTTCTGTGGACCAGGGCGGAGGAGGGGCCAGCCACTCGGACAGTGGCCGGAGCACCAGTCTCACGCGTGGGAAGAGGGTCTCTTTGCGATTCGACACCAGCCAGGGTGACCGCAGGAACGGAGGCAGTCTGGGCAAAGGAGGGGTTCTCCAGAACCACCAAAACCAGAACATCAAACTTGAGCAAAGAAGCCACCATCAGAACCACCTGTTGGTGTCACCAGGAGGGGTCCTAGAATTTGTCCCTGCCCAGCGGACGCAGTGTAACCCCAGGCAGGAACAAGAAGGAGATCCATATTCCACCCGTTCGGCTGGGAACTCCAAACTGGGCCCCGTGCACCAGACCACACACCCCCACAGCCTGCCCCGCCACCACAGCtcagcccccaccccccacgccGTGCTCCTAAAACCCCACTACCCTTCCTCTACGTCCTCCTCCACCCAGCCCCCTCCCTCCACTGCACGTTCCACAATACCCACCCAGCCGCCCGGCCCGCCTCGCCCGCCTCGGTCCCGGGACCTCCAGCTGCACGGCTTGCCCCTCTCCCCATCCGCTTCATCCCGAGGTGGCTTCCCGAGCCCGGACCACACCTGCACCATCGACCTCTCCCGCCCGTTCAGCTGTGGCTGCTGGAGGCTCATTCGCTGCAGGGGAAGCCGGGGCCACCCGGCCGGTTGCCAGGGGAacgggggaggaggaggaggaggagggagccCATCTTCGTCCTTTTCCAGAGGCCACGGACCGGCCAACAGGAGCCAGGCAGCCGGTGCCATGGGTCTGAGGACGCTGGGTGGGTGTCTGTCTACTGCGTCCACCGCCACCAACACCTCGTCCTCCACCAGCACTGTGTCAGATTGTCGGGCGGGGCTCCTCAGGCCCCTGGGCTGCGCCTCCTGCTCCAGGGGTTCGGCCGGCTTCGAGAGCCCCGCTGCCTTCCGGAAGAAGCTAGTTGGCGGGTGTTTGCCCTGCACGCCCCTCTCGTCGTCGGCCCCTCTCCGCGCACTCCAGAGTTGCGTCACCGGCTGCAACCCCAAAGCCAGCCAGACAGGCAGCTCCACCTGCAGCTACTGCAGCAGCGACCCCATCGTGGTGACGTACAACCCCCACCGGGGCAAGCCGCCCCACGCCGCGGCCCGCGGCTTTCCGTCCGTCGGCAGCAACGACGACGACGACTACAGCGTGCGTACTATATGGCCCGAAGAGCTGGCCAAAAAGATGACGCGCTCAAAGGCGCAGCAGAACCAGCAGTACCACTCGGGCATGGGTACGAGCGGGGGACGTCCAGGACACCAACAGAATGGCAACAGCCCGGTGATTTTAGACTGCCGCAACCTGCTGGAGTTCACGCGTTCGCAGGTGACAGACCACGCCGGCCGGCGCCGGCTGCAGCAGGGGAAGATGGCCGTGCTGGACTTCATCGGCTCCAGCACCGGCAACAGGGATCCAGGCCGCGACTCGCTAAAGCGTCTCTGGAATAAGGGAGGCGACGTAGGCATGATGGTGGACGGAAACAGGCTGGATGACGATACAGGCCCACATTCCCCTTCGCCACAGTCTCCTCCTTCCTTCTCCCCACCGCCCTCCGCCCATGGCACACTGATCAAGCCCAAACCGCGGCAGCGGGAGCGAGAAGGGGGACACTCGCTTCCCTCCGCCCAGTCCCTTCACCTGGTCCTCAACTCACTCAACCAAGAACAGGACGAGGAGAACGGCAGAG TGCACCTatcactccctctctcctcctctctcccggCATCCCTGTCGGAGGAGAGCGTGATGACCCCTGACGTGGAGAACGCCGTCATCAGCCCTATCCTCCCCTTCCTGTTGCTGGGCAACGAGCGCGACGCCCAGGACCTGGACCTGCTGCTCCGCCTCAACATCAGCTACGTGGTGAACGTCACCACCCACCTACCCCTCTACCACCTGGACACCGGCCTGGTGCGCTACAAGAGGCTTCCGGCCACCGACAACAGCAAGCAGAACCTGCGGCAGTACTTCGAGGAGGTGTTTGAGTTCATAG AGGAAGCGCACCAGTGCGGACGGGGTGTACTGGTCCACTGCCAGGCTGGTGTGTCACGATCTGCCACTATCGTCATTGCCTACCTGATGAAGCACACGCTCATGACCATGATGGACGCCTACAAGTACGTCCGCAGCAGGCGGCCCGTGGTCTCGCCCAACCTCAACTTCATGGGTCAGCTGCTGGAGTTTGAGCGGGACCTGAACTCAGGGGTCACCCCCCGGATCCTCACCCCGAAGCTGAGTGGCTTGGAGACCCAGGTTTGA
- the gng3 gene encoding guanine nucleotide-binding protein G(I)/G(S)/G(O) subunit gamma-3, which yields MKGDTPVNSTMSVGQARKLVEQLKIEASFCRIKVSKAAADLMAYCDAHACEDPLITPVPTSENPFREKKFFCALL from the exons ATGAAAGGAGATACCCCAGTGAACAGCACCATGAGCGTTGGTCAGGCCAGGAAGCTGGTTGAACAGCTGAAGATCGAAGCCAGTTTTTGCCGTATTAAG GTGTCCAAGGCAGCGGCGGATCTGATGGCATACTGTGACGCTCATGCCTGTGAGGACCCTCTCATCACCCCTGTGCCCACTTCGGAGAACCCCTTCAGGGAGAAAAAGTTCTTTTGTGCCCTCctctga
- the LOC114792616 gene encoding N-acetyllactosaminide beta-1,3-N-acetylglucosaminyltransferase 2, which translates to MARCKCNGQVLCLVLLPCMVMGHLLVYILVSIFVAISYHSSSSSVSPPQLPSHFIASGASRNTSALASHPLSPFWNLRLEEGALWNQLQHLRDREHNPILRGANSTKFGLFLEGRNSSPPCGPQPRWASLLQDFNSLSEQMKDFVLSMDCRTYPVLIDQPELCRVEDKGQAPVLLMAIKSQVGNFENRQAIRETWGRSGWVEAEDGRGSGLVRTVFLLGRQDAMTGPHPDLGPLLDLESSRNGDILQWDFRDTFFNLTLKDVLFWDWFAQNCPYARFIFKGDDDVFIRTDSLLEYLHSQSAKRVKKRRTQMGWDFVVGDVISNAWPNRRPDTKYYIPESFYKGAYPAYAGGGGVVYSNSLALQLRGVSRRVHLFPIDDVYLGMCLHRLGISPTHHAGFLTFDLPEREKERPCAYRSVILVHKRSPKQMLTLWNDLRESLSEC; encoded by the coding sequence ATGGCTCGGTGTAAGTGCAACGGCCAGGTCCTGTGCCTCGTCCTGCTGCCCTGCATGGTGATGGGCCATCTCCTCGTCTACATCCTGGTCTCCATCTTTGTCGCCATCTCttaccacagcagcagcagtagcgTCAGCCCGCCCCAGCTCCCCAGCCACTTCATTGCCTCGGGCGCCTCAAGGAACACCAGTGCCCTGGCCTCCCACCCCCTCAGCCCCTTCTGGAACCTTCGATTGGAGGAGGGAGCCCTGTGGAACCAGCTGCAGCACCTGCGGGATCGGGAGCACAACCCTATCTTGAGGGGGGCGAACAGCACCAAGTTCGGCCTATTTCTAGAAGGAAGGAACTCCTCCCCGCCTTGTGGTCCACAGCCACGGTGGGCCAGCCTCTTGCAGGACTTTAACAGCTTGTCTGAGCAGATGAAGGACTTTGTGCTGTCCATGGATTGCAGGACCTACCCTGTACTGATAGACCAGCCCGAGCTCTGCAGAGTCGAGGACAAAGGCCAGGCGCCGGTGCTACTGATGGCCATCAAATCACAGGTGGGGAACTTTGAGAACCGCCAGGCCATCCGGGAGACGTGGGGTCGCAGTGGTTGGGTGGAGGCCGAGGACGGGAGAGGCTCCGGGCTGGTGAGGACCGTTTTCCTGCTGGGCCGGCAGGACGCCATGACAGGCCCTCACCCGGACCTGGGTCCCCTGCTGGACCTGGAGAGCAGCCGCAACGGCGACATCCTTCAGTGGGACTTCCGGGACACGTTCTTCAACCTGACACTGAAGGACGTGCTGTTCTGGGACTGGTTCGCTCAGAACTGCCCGTACGCCCGCTTCATCTTCAAAGGTGACGATGACGTGTTCATACGGACCGACTCCCTGCTGGAATATCTCCACAGCCAGAGCGCGAAGCGGGTCAAGAAACGCCGGACCCAGATGGGCTGGGATTTCGTGGTCGGAGACGTCATCAGCAACGCCTGGCCCAACCGCCGCCCTGACACCAAATACTACATCCCCGAGAGCTTCTACAAGGGCGCGTACCCCGCTTacgccggcggcggcggggtgGTCTACTCCAACTCGCTGGCCCTGCAGCTCAGGGGAGTCTCCCGGAGGGTTCACTTGTTCCCCATCGACGACGTGTACCTGGGCATGTGCCTGCACAGACTGGGCATATCTCCGACCCACCACGCCGGCTTTCTGACCTTCGACCTCCCGGAGAGGGAAAAGGAGAGGCCCTGTGCCTATCGCAGTGTGATCCTGGTGCACAAGCGCAGCCCCAAGCAGATGCTCACACTGTGGAATGACTTGCGGGAGTCTCTGTCTGAGTGCTGA
- the bscl2 gene encoding seipin isoform X1, whose product MKEDNSSASSASEGRGSGGTETRASSSGGGQQVGWVNMGSMMGPLLLWLQDVAAVTLLKARRRLLQAAILLCVLVLLLWVSIFLYGSFYYSYMPTVSFSTPVHFLYRTDCSPSESLLCSFPTANISLLKNGRDQVMGYGQPYRISLDLEMPESPVNEQLGMFMVKMSCYSRDGQIISSVARSAMLHYRSTLLQTISTLFYSPLLVTGLSEQKQLVEVELYSDYRANSYQPAIGALVEIQSLRVQIYSAQLRIHAYFTGIRYLLYNFPLTSAVIGVASNFVFLSVIVLFSYLQFIWGGLWPPEQVRVRVMMGDPTRLQQRRDDVRKRMSASCPQIRNFEKDKEPAEELQASGSVQKKGELETTVIGSLHQSTDVQTSDTALDWSSDEAVLLEAPQVQHIEGSEEEPDTPGPLELPVQINSTSTPSDCNLRQRHGPWMSL is encoded by the exons ATGAAAGAAGACAACTCTTCTGCTTCTTCGGCATCTGAGGGAAGGGGTTCAGGTGGTACCGAAACCAGAGCGTCCAGCTCCGGGGGAGGTCAGCAGGTTGGGTGGGTGAACATGGGCAGCATGATGGGGCCTTTGCTGCTGTGGCTGCAGGATGTGGCTGCAGTGACGCTGCTGAAAGCGCGACGCAGGCTGCTGCAAGCGGCTATCTTGCTGTGTGTGCTGGTCCTGCTGCTCTGGGTCTCCATCTTCCTGTATGGGAGCTTCTACTATTCCTACATGCCGACTGTCAGCTTCTCCACGCCTGTCCACTTCCTGTACAG GACTGACTGCAGTCCATCAGAATCCCTCCTGTGTTCATTCCCCACAGCTAACATATCTCTGCTAAAGAATGGCAGAGATCAG GTAATGGGATATGGTCAGCCATACCGCATCTCACTTGATCTGGAAATGCCGGAGTCCCCAGTGAACGAGCAGCTGGGAATGTTCATGGTGAAGATGTCGTGCTACAGCCGGGATGGACAGATCATCTCCTCTGTGGCTCGTTCT GCCATGCTGCACTACCGCTCCACCCTGTTGCAGACGATCAGCACATTGTTTTACTCCCCACTGCTGGTGACTGGACTTTCTGAGCAGAAGCAGCTTGTGGAGGTGGAGCTATATTCAGACTACAGGGCTAACTCC TACCAACCTGCAATTGGTGCTCTGGTCGAGATCCAGTCCCTCCGGGTCCAGATCTACTCTGCACAGCTGAGGATCCACGCCTACTTCACTGGCATCAG ATATCTCCTCTACAACTTCCCACTCACCTCTGCAGTTATTGGTGTGGCGAGTAACTTTGTCTTCCTGAGTGTCATTGTGCTGTTCAGCTACCTGCAGTTCATCTGGGGCGGCCTTTGGCCCCCTGAGCAGGTTCGAGTCCGG gtgaTGATGGGTGACCCCACACGTCTGCAGCAGAGAAGAGACGATGTCCGGAAACGTATGTCTGCATCCTGCCCGCAGA TCCGGAATTTTGAGAAAGATAAAGAACCTgctgaggagctgcaggcaTCAGGCAGCGTGCAGAAGAAAG gtgAGCTGGAGACCACTGTAATCGGCTCTTTACATCAGTCCACAGACGTACAGACGAGTGACACCG CTCTGGACTGGTCCTCAGATGAGGCGGTGCTGCTGGAAGCCCCCCAGGTGCAGCACATAGAGGGGAGTGAAGAGGAGCCTGACACCCCTGGACCCCTCGAACTCCCCGTTCAGATCAACAGCACCTCTACACCCAGCGACTGCAACCTGAGGCAGAGACACGGGCCCTGGATGAGCCTCTGa
- the sart1 gene encoding U4/U6.U5 tri-snRNP-associated protein 1: MGSSKKHKEKDRDRDAEERHREHKKHRHKDREREKERDGARDKEKRKRSRSRERSSRGTEKESRSKGDRPSGEPRVKKEKLDSANEESGDIGPKSASGDASLSIEETNKLRAKLGLKPLDLNETKKEVGTKEEPLVAEVINPIQIKQQKEMREKLAAMKEKRILNQKLGKVKSLADEDPWLDDTSAWVEKSRKLAKEKELAEKRAKLLEEMDEEFGVSSLVEQEFAQDKKDAYSARDLKGLMVQHKIESFKEGETVVLTLQDKGVLDEEEDVLVNVNILDKEKADKNVELKKKKPDYKPYEEEETVDDMVMLKPKTVLSKYDEEIEGEKKKSFRLNVGGVAHGERERELQAIRETLQNQAQSLEMPALMVASEYYTENEMVGFKKTKRKVKKIRKKEKMLKPEDIQTNDTRSSDFGSRSRGRGLRTAEEHNETVPMEEAEISHATLSLQQSDDIRLADMDMSDDENFELPEPAMIEEDEAEQELEKQLEKQRKLKQKQLLKDSGEKVAEQLNDLSRIGENDNDPDSKNNIVFNATSEFCRTLGDIPTYGLSGNREDQEDLMDFEKEDEKEGAGGSDSDMDENVGWSTVNLDEEQKQRDPFTTSTTILDEEPIVNSGLSAALMLCKNKGLLDTQVQKVARVKAPKGALPNENYCIEDKMTIDDKYSRREEYRGFTQDFKEKDSYKPDVKIEYVDESGRRLTPKEAFRQLSHRFHGKGSGKMKTERRMKKLEEEALLKKMSSSDTPLGTVALLQEKQKSQKTPYIVLSGSGKSMNANTITK; encoded by the exons ATGGGCTCGTCAAAGAAGCACAAGGAGAAGGACCGCGACAGGGACGCCGAGGAGAGGCACCGCGAGCACAAGAAGCACCGACACAAGGACCGGGAGCGAGAGAAGGAGCGGGACGGGGCCCGGGATAAAGAGAAGAGGAAGCGGTCCCGGTCGAGGGAGAGGAGTAGCCGCGGGACGGAGAAGGAGAGCCGCAGCAAAGGCGACAGGCCCAGCGGAGAGCCGCGCGTTAAGAAGGAAAAGCTCGACTCCGCGAATGAAGAGAGCGGCG ACATTGGCCCAAAGTCCGCAAGCGGCGATGCCTCCTTGAGTATTGAGGAGACTAA CAAGCTGAGGGCCAAACTTGGTCTGAAACCTCTAGATTTAAATGAGACTAAGAAAG AGGTTGGCACAAAGGAGGAGCCATTGGTGGCAGAGGTCATCAATCCCATTCAGATCAAACAGCAGAAGGAGATGAGGGAGAAACTGGCTGCCATGAAGGAGAAGCGAATCCTTAACCAGAAGCTGGG GAAGGTGAAGTCTCTTGCAGATGAAGATCCTTGGCTTGATGACACTTCAGCTTGGGTGGAGAAGAGTAGAAAACTAGCCAAGGAAAAAGAGCTGGCTGAGAAGAGG GCgaagctgctggaggagatGGATGAGGAGTTTGGTGTTAGCAGCCTGGTGGAGCAGGAGTTTGCCCAGGACAAAAAG GATGCGTACTCTGCCCGTGATCTAAAGGGCTTGATGGTCCAGCACAAGATCGAGTCATTCAAAGAGGGAGAGACTGTTGTCCTCACTCTTCAGGACAAAG GTGTTCTGGATGAAGAAGAGGATGTGCtggtaaatgtgaatattttggACAAAGAGAAGGCAGACAAGAATGTGGAgctaaaaaagaagaagccGGACTATAAACCctatgaggaggaggagactgtGGATGACATGGTGATG TTAAAGCCTAAGACTGTGCTGTCAAAGTATGATGAGGAGATTGAGGGTGAGAAGAAGAAGTCTTTCAGACTGAATGTTGGGGGTGTAGCACACGGTGAACGGGAGCGCGAGCTGCAGGCCATCAGGGAGACACTGCAGAATCAGGCGCAGAGCCTGGAAATGCCAGCGCTCATGGTGGCTTCTGAGTATTACACAGAAAACGAAATG GTTGGCTTTAAAAAGACTAAGaggaaggtgaagaagatcagaaagaaagagaagatgTTGAAGCCTGAGGACATCCAGACGAATGACACGCGCAGCTCCGACTTTGGCTCCAG GTCTCGAGGTCGTGGACTGAGAACAGCAGAGGAACACAACGAGACTGTGCCTATGGAGGAGGCAGAAATTAGCCATGCCACACTCTCACTACAACAGTCTGATGATATCAGGCTAGCTGACATGGATATGAGTGATGATG AGAATTTTGAACTCCCGGAGCCGGCAATGATTGAGGAGGATGAAGCAGAGCAGGAGCTAGAGAAGCAACtagagaaacaaagaaagctGAAACAGAAGCAGCTTTTAAAAGACTCTGGAGAAAAG GTTGCTGAGCAACTGAATGATTTGAGCAGGATTGGAGAAAATGACAATGACCCAGACAGCAAGAACAACATTGTATTTAATGCCACCTCTGAGTTTTGCCGCACACTTGGAGACATTCCCACCTATGGCCTCTCTGGCAACAGGGAGGATCAGGAGGATCTCATG GACTTCGAAAAAGAGGATGAGAAAGAGGGTGCTGGGGGCTCAGACTCAGACATGGATGAGAATGTGGGCTGGAGTACTGTGAACCTGGATGAggaacagaaacagagagat CCTTTTACCACCTCTACCACCATCTTGGATGAGGAGCCCATTGTTAACTCtggcctttcagctgctctcaTGCTCTGCAAGAACAAGG GTCTGTTGGATACTCAGGTGCAAAAAGTGGCCAGGGTGAAGGCACCTAAAGGAGCACTGCCTAATGAAAACTACTGCATTGAGGACAAGAT gaCAATTGATGATAAATATAGCCGAAGGGAAGAGTACAGAGGCTTTACGCAGGACTTTAAAGAGAAGGACAGCTACAAACCCGATGTTAAGATTGAATATGTGGATGAGTCCGGTCGCAGGCTCACTCCCAAAGAG GCATTTCGTCAGTTGTCTCATCGTTTCCATGGTAAAGGTTCTGGAAAAATGAAGACTGAAAGGAGGATGAAGAAACTGGAGGAGGAGGCT CTGCTGAAAAAGATGAGTAGCAGTGATACGCCCCTAGGCACAGTGGCTCTGCTGCAGGAGAAGCAGAAATCCCAGAAGACTCCATACATCGTCCTGAGTGGCAGTGGCAAGAGCATGAATGC AAATACCATCACCAAGTAG
- the banf1 gene encoding barrier-to-autointegration factor yields MSSTSQKHKEFVAEPMGEKPVMTLAGIGEVLGKRLEEKGFDKAYVVLGQFLVLKKDEELFRDWLKDTCGANVKQQGDCYSCLREWCDSFL; encoded by the exons ATGTCGTCGACGTCACAGAAACACAAAGAGTTTGTGGCAGAGCCCATGGGTGAAAAGCCAGTGATGACCCTAGCAGGAATTGGAGAGGTGCTTGGAAAACGGTTGGAGGAAAAAGGCTTTGATAAG GCATATGTAGTTTTGGGACAGTTTCTGGTGCTGAAGAAAGATGAGGAGCTTTTTCGCGACTGGTTGAAGGACACATGTGGTGCAAATGTGAAACAACAAGGCGACTGCTACAGTTGCTTGCGGGAGTGGTGCGACTCCTTCCTGTAG
- the bscl2 gene encoding seipin isoform X2: protein MKEDNSSASSASEGRGSGGTETRASSSGGGQQVGWVNMGSMMGPLLLWLQDVAAVTLLKARRRLLQAAILLCVLVLLLWVSIFLYGSFYYSYMPTVSFSTPVHFLYRTDCSPSESLLCSFPTANISLLKNGRDQVMGYGQPYRISLDLEMPESPVNEQLGMFMVKMSCYSRDGQIISSVARSAMLHYRSTLLQTISTLFYSPLLVTGLSEQKQLVEVELYSDYRANSYQPAIGALVEIQSLRVQIYSAQLRIHAYFTGIRYLLYNFPLTSAVIGVASNFVFLSVIVLFSYLQFIWGGLWPPEQVRVRVMMGDPTRLQQRRDDVRKRMSASCPQIRNFEKDKEPAEELQASGSVQKKGELETTVIGSLHQSTDVQTSDTGYYICSNLKPSSCSSGLVLR from the exons ATGAAAGAAGACAACTCTTCTGCTTCTTCGGCATCTGAGGGAAGGGGTTCAGGTGGTACCGAAACCAGAGCGTCCAGCTCCGGGGGAGGTCAGCAGGTTGGGTGGGTGAACATGGGCAGCATGATGGGGCCTTTGCTGCTGTGGCTGCAGGATGTGGCTGCAGTGACGCTGCTGAAAGCGCGACGCAGGCTGCTGCAAGCGGCTATCTTGCTGTGTGTGCTGGTCCTGCTGCTCTGGGTCTCCATCTTCCTGTATGGGAGCTTCTACTATTCCTACATGCCGACTGTCAGCTTCTCCACGCCTGTCCACTTCCTGTACAG GACTGACTGCAGTCCATCAGAATCCCTCCTGTGTTCATTCCCCACAGCTAACATATCTCTGCTAAAGAATGGCAGAGATCAG GTAATGGGATATGGTCAGCCATACCGCATCTCACTTGATCTGGAAATGCCGGAGTCCCCAGTGAACGAGCAGCTGGGAATGTTCATGGTGAAGATGTCGTGCTACAGCCGGGATGGACAGATCATCTCCTCTGTGGCTCGTTCT GCCATGCTGCACTACCGCTCCACCCTGTTGCAGACGATCAGCACATTGTTTTACTCCCCACTGCTGGTGACTGGACTTTCTGAGCAGAAGCAGCTTGTGGAGGTGGAGCTATATTCAGACTACAGGGCTAACTCC TACCAACCTGCAATTGGTGCTCTGGTCGAGATCCAGTCCCTCCGGGTCCAGATCTACTCTGCACAGCTGAGGATCCACGCCTACTTCACTGGCATCAG ATATCTCCTCTACAACTTCCCACTCACCTCTGCAGTTATTGGTGTGGCGAGTAACTTTGTCTTCCTGAGTGTCATTGTGCTGTTCAGCTACCTGCAGTTCATCTGGGGCGGCCTTTGGCCCCCTGAGCAGGTTCGAGTCCGG gtgaTGATGGGTGACCCCACACGTCTGCAGCAGAGAAGAGACGATGTCCGGAAACGTATGTCTGCATCCTGCCCGCAGA TCCGGAATTTTGAGAAAGATAAAGAACCTgctgaggagctgcaggcaTCAGGCAGCGTGCAGAAGAAAG gtgAGCTGGAGACCACTGTAATCGGCTCTTTACATCAGTCCACAGACGTACAGACGAGTGACACCG GTTACTACATCTGTAGTAACCTTAAACCTTCCTCCTGCAGCTCTGGACTGGTCCTCAGATGA